The genomic DNA agaccaaaaaatgtgaaaaaagtttctaaattttgtaattaagtaatttttctccttcactgatgtgcgctgataggctgaactggtgggcactgatgaggtggcacgtgtgggcactgattaggtggcactgataagaagacactaatatgccacactgataggtggcacgaataggcggtactgatgggcattgatgggtggcactgggagaCTCTGGATAATTGatggacagcattgatgggcatcactgatagacaggactgatagccagcacgcactggcatcactaatgggtactgattggtggcacttgtgggcagtggtgggcagtggtgggcactgatagctggcactggtgggtactcatCGCTggtactgatttgtggcactggtgtcgctattgtaatcaggccactgatgatcagtgccctgattacatgtgtagatgtctcctgtgagaagatgccgctggtcggctctcctcgccacacactgtcagtgtgaggcgaggagcgtcaATTACCGGTacctccgtgtttacatgtgaccggctgtgattggacacggccgatcacatggttagaGCCGCGGacacagctctttacagagatcggggttgcgccatgtcctagcaacacgggcATGCGAGAATGgccgttctgggacaccgtcatttgacggcggggcgagcggcaactagttaaaggcaaatttatatattttttttttttttttttttttttttttttttttagttttggagagggattagaacaactgtcagtttttattgctgtctgtgcccccattagggagattcacccgctctatttgtcctgtttattattattattgaaagagcattgaaagtaaaagaaaatcccattggggactagttctggtgactggggggatttcccctcttttcctgttttgctattggacaggaagcaatggtaaatctccccaatgggacacagatgacaaaaataacagacgggttaaaaccctcccttactctttttctaaaatgggtaaaaaaaaaaagttttgcctatagttctactttaatggttGTATTGTACATGCCTGACTGCAGGTAATGCTTTTAAGTTACAAGCCCAAAACAAATGTGCTGCAAATGACATCAtaattcctgatctgcatacttcccTTGGGTTCTCAGACTCATGAAAGAGTGAAATCTGTGGATTATTATGGCAGCAATGTCAACCCCTTATTGTAAtcataacaggttttctttaaaacacatttttttttaaatacagacaTTCTAATAACTGTAATGTGTCACGTGAACATGACAGGAAACAGCCTTGTTTCTTACCTGCTAAATGCAGAGGGTCCCCAGTGACCATTTGCAGAAGGAGAAGGCCATCACTTGAATTTCACTGCATATTTCAGTTCCTTGGGTTTTGTGGCATCTGGGGTGATGAGAACTTAGATAAAGGTACATGTAGGTACTCAAGTGTCTGCATTTCAGTTATGTCAGTGAAGGTAGTATTATGTACTGGCAGGTATACTTTAATTACTGCAGTAGTGTTCATAGCTATCAGCTACAATATCCTTCAGCAACCTGCTAGTGTTTACGAGGCAGTTAATTTAAAAATGTCTTGATGCTTTTCTTAGCCTATCATGTTGGTTTGCTGCATTGCTGTAGCTTGTTTCACTGTTCTGCTGATGGCATTATATTGTTGTACAAGGTATTAGCAAGGCAAAAAATGAATGTTGTTGTAAAAGAGAACTATGCTTTATCTTCTCTGCCAGGTCATTTTAAGCTTCATGACTTCCTCTTGTATCACTGTAAAACACTGTTTTATATTTCTTATGTAACAGCTACTGCAGTACTAGTCACTGCcagcactgatgtggacaaaacAGGAGCCTCTTACTATGGAGAGCAGACATTGCACTACATTGCAGTAAATGGGGAAAGTGCTGTTGTGCAGTTACGTAAGTGTAATAAACAAATTTTTTTGATGAACTGACACTCTGTATAATATGATCATGTGAAAGGAAACAAGAAGTTATGTAGAAAGCCAGTTAGGTATACTTTTGTATGAAAAGTCAGTCCTTGTCTCACTTTCAGCTCTACActtaaaaaatgacatttggaagttCAAAGGGTAACATTTGTTAGTTGCTAAGGGTAACAAGAGGTTTGTTCTAGTACCTCTCATTAATTTATAACCCCCTTACGTAAATTGTCTTATTTTCTATATGTACAAGTCTGGTTGCCAATAACAGTCTTAGCTCTTAGTAAAGGTTAACTCCAGGGAAAAATACAAAAGTCAttctgatatatattcttctaaatattaaagcagaactgaacCTTCTTATTCGTTAAAGCCAAGGAAGCTGTTTCTTCACTTCTTTTTGACCTGCAGTTGCCAAGGTGATGCACATGTGATCATTTCTTTGATGGCTTTCAGCTGAACTGTCACGCCAACATAAGCACACTAGTAACTGTAATGGGTATCGTAAATGGCATtctgtaactgttttgggaaaccattacATTTGTGGGTTTGGTTCtgcttttaaataaatgttttatatgATGAACATGTATACATAAAAGTGAAATTACTAAGActagagcagccagaatctggaacaACTGTGTATGGCAGCCTGTTTGTTTCTAACcatcattttcaaagcttaaccagTTTCTGACCAAGCAATGTACATATAAGGCCAGACAGGTGCTCTCCAGTTCTCCAGTGGCACAATCCTATGACCGCTGTGTCTccgaccactgtgattggctcaggtaccatgtgatcactgtgaccaatcacttgATAAAAAGTAAACACAATGGTCatgaatggcttttattcatgacagcttgcttactattgtaatCTAGTGATCGGTCACGGTGATCACATGGTATATGGCCCATCACAGCGTCCCTGTACCAAGTGATAGCTGTAGCATTCATAATATTTGGAAATGCACAGAGCGGCTgcaaacctcctcttctctggttcccaccgccgctcctggcccctcctctctgtctagtGCCCAACGGGAACCTGCTTCTCATGGGGGCACTCGTGAGTTCTCGCTCCTAAGCCCCGCCGCAGCGTCCATTGACGCAAACAGTGGTACTCGACCCTGCCCCCgcaccctcatcactggctttgattgacagcactggaggCCCCCAGCAAAACCAGCGAGACCCAGGAGTAAGGGgaaagaagagctgcagatgtgcacagcgctggattgaatgagggctcgggtaagtaaaaggagggggatgctgatgcctaaacattttttaccttaatgcaaggaatacaaggtaaaaaatgtttaggctttagaataattttttttagggtttttttggcTTAAAATTTGAGGGTGAATTTCCCTACCAGTAATAAAGAccacaataaaaaaattacatatgctCTAAgtttccactctgtccaaaaagagaaaatatttttggctttacatacatttaAGCGTGTTTCATGGATACTTTATATGCTGGTTTCAGTTTCTAAAAGCCTGTATTGATTGAAATTTAATTTTTTACTCCTCTGTTTTCCCTTTCCAGCAAAAAATGGTCCCATTTATGATGTTGTTTGGAACAAAAATTCAACAGAATTTTGTGCTGTTTATGGTTTTATGCCAGCCAAAGCTACTGTTTTCAACCTAAAATGTGATCCCATATTCGATTTTGGAACTGGTCCTCGAAATGCTGCCTTCTACAGCCCTCAAGGACACATATTAGTACTAGCTGGCTTTGGTAACCTGAGAGGCCAAATGGAAGTTTGGGACATCAAAAATTACAAACTTATTTCCAAGCCAACAGCTTCTGATGCAACCTATTTTGCCTGGTGCCCCAATGGGGAGAATATTGTCACTGCTACATGTTCTCCAAGGTTGCGAGTTGGAAATGGTTATAAGATCTGGCACTACACAGGTTCTATATTACATAAATATGATGTACCAGACaatacagaattgtggcaagtgTCCTGGCAGCCATTTACAGATGGAATCTTTCCTGCAAAGCCCATTAGTTATCAGCCTGTACCTGGAGAAAAAACGGCAGAAGAGAGCAAACCAGCTCAAGCATACAGGCCGCCAGCACTGAGGAACAAGCCCGTCACTAGTTATAAACTGGTAGGTACCAGTAGTCTAAGGAACATATTTGTGCAGAATTTTTCTTTTACTTCTTTTTCCTTTAGCAGTTATATTTGATCTACACTCAacgcaattctaaaaaaaaaaaaactatgcttttttttgtatttattaatacatcattaagtATGTATTAATATATTAAAGGCATTGTCAGtaactgaatttgacctggtataagTCTTTCACAGTTCATCGTAGAAAATCTCAGACCAAGATAggtagaagcagcacaaggagccaatgtgctaacaagggacatgctgataggagTAGAAAGCAGAttgacaaagagatgagctcatcagtctgctgcttctcctttcactgtataGTCACAGAGCTTTTAATTTACTTTGGGCTTAGTGGCAGTCACTTCTGCAGCAGAAAAATATCCAGCCCCTTCTCAAGCTAGACAGGGCTGTGTACATCTTAGGACtgggtggacagaaatacaaatcctttttgCAAGTAAAACAGCTTCCGTTATATGCTTTTTATTTGTGCATTTAGCCATTTCCCTTGTGTTAAGCTTTATTGCATGATTCTTTTGTTAGGACTTGTTTGTTAAAAGGAGATAAGAAATACTTAGCAATAATAATATGAATGCATTAGCATTTCTTTGGTGCATGCTGATGAGTAGGGGTTCttctttttattgtgttttttcttttttcatagcaCTGTTTAACTGGGTGTGTCTCATTGGCACTAATACATTCTTTCTGGAAATGGCACATGACAGGGCTTGGGATTTACATGCTTGGAAGTCTAGTATGGGAATTTTAGTGTTATCTTTCAGTGTCAGacactagggcagtgatggcgaaacttTTTGgacccgagtgcccaaactgcaacacaaaaacaaataatttttttcaaagtgccaagCAGTGCTATGAAAAAGGTATACACCGGTCAGTGCAGGGATAGGCATGGACCAAGGCTGTGGCGGACATTTACAGACCTTGGTGTAGGAcaccaaggtacatttcaaattGAAAACCATCAAAAAACACTGTCTACTCTCTGGCCTAGTTCTACAAGTATAAATACGTTTAATATAACATTTATATAAAGACTGCTTGTGGTATACAGTTATatgtggagtatatagcacagtgtactgcagagtatatagtacagtgtagggTGGAATATAAGGAGGGAGGAAAGGACTCCACACTGCGTGCACATAATTTACTCTGCTCCACTGACAGTCAGTCTCAGGCTCAGACAGTCCAGCTCTTTGGGCTTGACTTGCTGCCTTCCAGTTCCTCAGTCCTGTTCTCCCGCCACAGGGCCTGCGACCCGAGCTGCCTAGCACTGCACCCTCGCTCACAGAGAGATCACTCCACAGCAGGAGTCAGGACTCCACTAGAATGGGCAGCGCTATGCTCCGGACGACCGGATCTACAGACAGcccatgggaggagagagagaCGCAGAGCAGTGATGAGTGGAGTCATCAAGTACATCAGAAAAACGTCAGCGGAGGACACTCCTGGCATGCCCACAGAGAGGGCGCTGCATGccataggtttgccatcactgcactaggggATTCTGTGTTTGTGAAACCAAAAGACTGGATTTATCTACTTTTTATGAGCACTAGTAATGTTTAGGAGAGGGTAGATCATTTATTGAACACTATTTCTGTAAGAAGCCTGAATTGTGGAATGACAGTAAAGGTCTGTGTTGATTAGTTTGAGACCCTGTAAGCATGACCCTGTGCATTTGGCCTACAGTTGATCTCCTTCGTACTTGTATTTGATCTGCTTCAAGCAGTTTTGCATTCTTATAGGTATGTATATGAATGCAAAACCTGCTCGATGCTAACAAAAGCCACATGGCACAGGCCCTGAAAGTAGCGGCGGTTGAGGCTCCATATGTATACATAAAGTAgtttgcacacagatggacatagGTCTTTCAGAATTttctcttaaagtgatactaaagtctgggttttttttttttagttaaaaataacaaacctgttatacttgcctgctctgtgcagttggttttgcacagagcagcccagatcttccccttttagggtccctctttggtgctcctggcacctccctcctgttgagtgcccccacagcaagcagcttgctatgggggcacctgagccacagctccctgtgtccattcagacacgaagctgtggcccggccctgccccctttcctcattggctgactgactttgacagcagcaggagccagtggcgccacgttgctgtcttagccaatgtgGAGGGAAGTCACGGgaagctgagacactcctgcaacatcgctggatctagatggggctcagttaagtattaggggggctgttgcacacagaaggctttttatcttaatgcaaaaaatgcattaagataaaaacctgcctttacaacccatttaatgaCATTAGACTGAACATGCCAAAATCTTTTGATTAGGTTTAATATAGTGTTCTGGCCATAAAGACTTTAACCTGCATAAAGTGCTCCTCATTTCTCATTGTCAGAGGAAGCTGCTGTTTCAATGGTGGGGTGGGAGAATTTTGTTTTCCATGGGGCCGAGATTTCTCAGACATTTTGATAAGTAAGGGCCTCTAATTCTTATTCTTAAACCAAATAAATGTCAGTGATGCTTGCGTTAGACTTGCTGTAGTAAGTTCTTTTCCAATAACCTAGGTAGGCAGATTATTATGTGTACAGAATAGGTGACACTTGACACAGCTCAGCAGCATAGAAGTGTGGAAGAATACGATATTTCTATGACAACAAAACTTTATTTGCCTTCACCACATATAATTAATGATTTCTTTACTGCCTGTTACAAGAAGTGAGGAAAGCTAGCTACAGAGTAAATTATATTCTTTTTATAATATCTAAAACTGTTTATAGTTGCAGAATGGTGCATCTAAGATCTGGGCTAACTCCCTGTTTAGTTAATTTTAATGTATGAATATTTTTTACCTATGACAATAAATTCtcctatttaaaaaatgtaaaaagttaaaaaatacccaTGGTTGCCACtgttaactcttatgccccatacacatggtcggattttccgacagaaaatgttcgatgggagcttgttgttggaaattctgaccgtgtgtaggctccatcgaacattttccatcggaatttccgtaacacaaaatttgagatctggatctcaaattttccaacaacaaaattagttgtaaattccgatcgtgtgtacacagttccgacgcacaaagttcaacGCATGCTAGGAATCAGgcaggagagccacactggctattgaacctcatttttctcggctcatcgtacgtgttgtacgtcaccgcgttcttgacgttcagaatttccaacaagatttgtgtgaccgtgtgtatgcaagacaagtttgagccaacatccgtcagaaaaaaatccatggattttgttgttggaatgtccgatcgtgtgtacgaggcataacagtagCCCTTTCTAGTTTTCATATGGCAACTCTAATACATGTATACGATGAACCCCATTCTATTTCACAACCCAGCCCTTTTCTGAGCAGGCTTGAGCCCTGTTCAAAATTCATATTTCCCCCCTTTTATATACTTGCTGTAAGTTCTTAAAAGGACCCAATCATGAGAGATTAATGAAGGCTTCCATTACTGAGCTGTTCCTTGAGGATGATGATTCTCTGGGTGTTTTTCTTTTGCTTTGACTTCAGTGCTGCCTGagtctgacccagaacaagtatagaGATGAGCAGTTCTGACAGTTTTCTGATACTCATATATAGCATGCTTATTCTGGATGACTGAAATATACCAAAGTTGGAcacagccaggcatctagcattttctGGAGGCCAGGCGTAACCAGGACAGGCAGATTCATACAGTATTAAAAACActgtcagaagttctaaccctttcccTATAACCTTAACCAGGCATCACTAAATGCCAGGGTTAGTCAATGTCCCATCCAGACTACTGCAGGCCTGCCATTTAGGAGCCATTCTGTCCAGCTGCGATCACTACCCCCGCTTTCATTTTCACAGAGCTGACAGTGGGAAGCAGGAGAGCTCTGGATAGGGTAGGGACTGCCGGGTTAACAAGGAGGGGATTGGCTGCTACAATGCAGGGAGGTTTTAGCAAGTGATCACCAGCTTGCAGCGCTCGCCCTGTGTGCAGACCTGTTGTGCGCCCTTTACTCTGTGTATGGTAGGACAGGAAGGGAGGCAGAGTGAAAGAGGGCTGAGGATAGTAATGTGAAGGGGAGGGAGCTGTTATGTAAAgggaggggctgtgatgtgaaggggggactgaggatgcTGATATAAGATTGTGATATGAGGCTCAGGTCAGATTTCTGCATGGAAGTTcatgcattcattttaatgggctgtccTACCCACAACAAACACAGGGAAAGCAGTCcctgttttttttaaacatggcaCCATACCAAGCCtcatggtgctgcagcaccatgtggtttggCACACACAAAAATGTGCCGTTAGTGCTGATGTGTAGGGGTGCCATTAAGAACTAATGGCATCCCTGCACAACTGCTAAAGTGCAACATGTTTCTCTGCGGGTTGGGAATGCATGCAATCTCGCCAGCCAGATTGCATTGAAGAAGCTGGCTTCCTTGATGTTTGCTAGTTAGAAAAAGAATTAACAGTGCAGAAATACTTACCTGTCACCAGAATCTGTGTTCCTGCTCATGTAAATCCCACCCTGCACTGGCATCAGGGAGGACATTGTTTTTAATTGGTTTAAGACCCTGGTGCCAAACCTGCGGCCAGAGGGACACATTCAGCCCCTCTGATACATGTTTTCTGGCCCCCAGGACCCTGCGGTCAGTAATGAGAGCTCTGCTTTGTAAAGGGGCAGCAATGGCACTGATCCCTAACattctattgtatcatttattttattatatttcaggtacttatatatagcgccgtcaatttacacagcgctttacatatacattgtacattcacatcagtccctaccttcaaggagcttacaatctaaggtccctaactcacattcatacatactagggacaatttagacaggatccaattaacctaccagcatgtctttggagtgtgggaggaaaccggagtacccggaggaaacccacgcaggcacagggagaacatgcaaactccaggcaggtagtgttgtggttgggattcaaaccagcgacccttcttactgctaggcgagagtgctacccactacaccactgtgccgccctataatGTTCCCAATCTCTAAGTCTTGCAGCGTGtgaccctttggtgatgtcagtggcaacagttgccccccccccccaatacctcaTAAGTTGACATTTACTGGTTTGCTTTAAAGGAAATCCTTCAGTGCCAAAAAGGAATTTAGGAGGATACAGCATCAGAATGCAGATGTCTAATGCCtggtttccactgagcggatcggttcgggtcagtacagtttggaaggcctagaatggtctggCCTATTCAGATGagtgtttccactgcaagtcggaccaccaggggccatacgtgggtttagaaaaaatgcctagcatggcgtcacacgtctgcCAATCAGTAgaatgtatcgtagctctgccctaactgaaccgtagcattttctatggccccacatctgaagcaggacccagaatggtgcagttcagttgtatgggccgctttcataatggaaacactcaaaatagcgtaccgaaccgatccgctaagtggaaacaaggcataacaCTGTTCATTTTATGTGACCACTCTAGCAGCCCAAAATCACATAAAGCTGATTTTTACAATTCCTGGTAGTGTTGTTCATGGCCCCctcctgcatgttttttttttttttttttggccaataaaGCCATCGATCATAGTGAAGGGCCAGTAGGTTTACAGGGTGCACAAATTATGCAGCTTTCTTAGTTGCCAGTTTTGCCTTCCTCCTGATCCATGCTATTCAACCACAACAGTGATGGTATTTCCATGCCAACCATTACGTTTCAGAAGACTTTTTAAAGGAATTgctacaggtttgctttaaaacaATGCCATTACACATGGAAACCAtgtatttttaattatatttatttttcttacacAGCATGAAGATGAGCCTCCTCAAAGTGTGAAGCCTACGTCCACTGATAAACCCATGTCAAAAACAGCTCTGAAAAACCAAAAGAAGAGAGAGGCGAAGAAAGCCACCAAACAGGTATTACATATTCTCATTATACAGGGTAGTCCTGTGCAGCCAGTACCAATTTGACTCATCCCCTAAAGGGTTCATTTGGATATAGTTACACTACCTCCAAGTAAAATGGCATCTTCACAAAACTGCAACATTGTCTTTACATTTAGCCTAGTTTTTGCCAAGGCACTTGCAgtatatggcccctttcacacgttcggaccgttcaggtccgcctgtcagttttgacggcggacctgaacgggcgctccatgttagtctatggagcgtcggatccgctaaaagcagacggatggctctacgtccaggtccgtcgctttTGGATTagttgagatctgatgaaaacggacatgctgtccgttttcatccgatccctccataggcggcagcggcgcctgacaagcccctccccgctcagtgagcagagagggacctgtcatccgccggctcagcggagatcaacggaccgaggcgggctccgtagaaacggagtccgtcttgtgtgaaaggggcctaaaatcaaTAACAAACATGGGAGACATGCAGGCTTATTTAGTGACTTCCCAGAGCAGCCAATTTGATGTCACATCACCAAGAGAGGAATGCAGATTAGTTGCTATTGATAGACTCTTTACCAGACTAAATATGCCCCATGGTCTTTATATGTAATGAAATTGCTAGGTCTTAAGCCAATATTTTGTGGCCACGGTGCATTTGCTTACATCTGCTTtctataaaatgtatttttctgaTGTAACGTTAAATATTACAAGTTGTTTGAAAATGTGTCCTGTGGATCATTTTGAACACATACGTAAGACACTAAGGAGAATATCGGAGATTGTCTTCCTTCATTTCATATCATAAAGAACTAGAAAACTGTACAAACGGGCACTAGAATGTACATTCATTTGTGGGATTGTGTACTTTTTAGGAGACCAAAGCAGATGAACCTGCTGAGCAAGTTTTGCAGAGTAATCCGAATATTGCTCCAGCCACTATGACAACAGGAGACCCAGAAACTGACAAAAAGATCAAGAATCTCAAAAAGGTGTGGTCGTATGTACAATGGCATTTTTAATTTCTGTTTTTCTTGAAATACAGGTTTGTTAAGCAAGGTGTTGCCCATGTCCTTTTATGTGTTAAATGCATTACTAGGATTTCCATGGTGACAGCACATTATTCACATGTACGGAGCTTCTAATACTCACAGCTCTTATGATGAGTGTTGGCTGTGTCCAAAAGGTGAAGACAAATAGTGAGGTCATTTCAGACAGACTTTTGTAATGACTGTTCACATT from Aquarana catesbeiana isolate 2022-GZ linkage group LG04, ASM4218655v1, whole genome shotgun sequence includes the following:
- the EIF2A gene encoding eukaryotic translation initiation factor 2A — its product is MAPPIPLLAVRGSDGIQLIQGPPKFTNHDSFQKDSSKNCKVSTFSRDGKLFGWCNGEVTNIVNSADSTLLHSFDLPKVVCLEISPKNTILATWQTYTTGKDGTAGVPNLQLYDLKNGKCVKSFIQKKMQNWSPCWSVDEKICARNVNNEVHFFEDNSFDTIANKLHLQKVSDFELSPGDHPCKVAVYVPGSKGAPSFVRLYQYPNFSEPHSALANKSFFKADRVTMLWNSKATAVLVTASTDVDKTGASYYGEQTLHYIAVNGESAVVQLPKNGPIYDVVWNKNSTEFCAVYGFMPAKATVFNLKCDPIFDFGTGPRNAAFYSPQGHILVLAGFGNLRGQMEVWDIKNYKLISKPTASDATYFAWCPNGENIVTATCSPRLRVGNGYKIWHYTGSILHKYDVPDNTELWQVSWQPFTDGIFPAKPISYQPVPGEKTAEESKPAQAYRPPALRNKPVTSYKLHEDEPPQSVKPTSTDKPMSKTALKNQKKREAKKATKQETKADEPAEQVLQSNPNIAPATMTTGDPETDKKIKNLKKKLKAIEQLKELQASGKTLEKNQLEKIQKEEALLKEIEDLELGE